From one Streptomyces spiramyceticus genomic stretch:
- a CDS encoding DegT/DnrJ/EryC1/StrS family aminotransferase encodes MGTIGMLKSAGVGAGDEVIVSAYGNVEVAEAVLAVRALPVFADIDGDTYCLDAGAAEAAVTSRTAAIVGVKRFGSPAGMGRLEELGRRRGLLVVEHREEADADPSAVARRRVHAAYLDGRLTGVRTPAACEGHGYQQYVVRVPGNGRPDRDAFAHAVRRRGVDCRVPVKTPVHRLPDFRREICLPETERAADETLALPIGGELSRRDLQRVVAACNALGGLLQPAF; translated from the coding sequence ATGGGGACGATCGGAATGCTGAAGTCCGCGGGTGTCGGTGCCGGCGACGAGGTCATCGTGTCGGCTTACGGGAACGTCGAGGTGGCCGAGGCGGTGCTGGCTGTGCGGGCGTTGCCGGTGTTCGCCGACATCGACGGGGATACGTACTGCCTGGATGCGGGCGCCGCGGAAGCCGCCGTGACATCGCGTACGGCGGCCATCGTGGGCGTAAAGCGATTCGGGTCTCCCGCAGGCATGGGACGGCTCGAGGAGCTCGGGCGTCGGCGAGGGCTTCTCGTGGTGGAGCATCGCGAGGAGGCCGACGCGGATCCGAGCGCGGTCGCTCGACGGCGCGTGCATGCGGCTTACCTGGACGGGCGGCTCACCGGGGTACGGACGCCGGCGGCGTGCGAGGGGCACGGCTATCAGCAGTACGTCGTCCGGGTGCCCGGCAATGGGCGGCCCGATCGTGACGCGTTCGCACACGCCGTGCGGCGCAGGGGCGTTGACTGTCGTGTGCCGGTGAAGACCCCCGTACACCGGCTGCCGGACTTCCGGCGGGAGATCTGTCTGCCCGAGACCGAGCGGGCCGCCGACGAGACGCTCGCTCTGCCCATCGGCGGCGAGCTGTCCCGTCGTGACCTTCAACGTGTCGTGGCGGCCTGCAATGCGCTCGGCGGGCTCCTGCAACCGGCCTTCTAG
- a CDS encoding SpoIIE family protein phosphatase, translating into MAEPGVDTRTRSSVITARAAASFDPVGRSVATARAFVRDTLQGWGYSDIVDDAVVLTSELVTNAVVHAGTTADVLCLRMEDGIRVEVADRYPEREVPLQGSAQSFGSPDREGGRGLLLCAALASRWGVEYARTHKQVWFQLDLPARPVGIRSAGPVLPVELLPVADGRVRVAVVQIDRTGAISAWNEDAEELFGYAADQVIGKQLTDFAAWPHTPGIATGIADALQLSRWEGSYGVRGADGRVVAVYASHLRVRDAAGEPSTVCLLVRDFERAVIQSPQRTPADTAGGTFPEGRTADPFEVFIGSPAPDDLDGLLQRTVERSRDMLDADSAFLLLATDDETELEVRATTGLPSARQRFARVPVEAGTGRYGSARMPAVHEDLTAVPGAVPLLSGTGMRSVVTVPLKVEGRLTGSLGVAAEAPGRYSNEEALRLQFAADRIALAVESARLGELERLRRGSLSFLVEASDLLAGTLDRDQTLALMAQMTVPTLATWCAVYTIADQSSEPYLSYVLHEDEERIDGLKALLSKIDPPEPVPAPGARIWTAPSDAAHQAALRTSMRSLGLGSTPHLGSGIGTTLATAAAVGGETVVLPLVARNRVIGMLTLGKPTDDHFRQEILELAEDLSRRAALALDNARLYSERMAISQSLQRSLLPPELPHVPNVEVEVIYRAAGEGNEVGGDFYDLFPIRDGAYGFAIGDVCGTGPEAAAVTGLARHALRLLAREGFSGPAVLERLNAAILDEGARSRFLTLLYGELWPQEDGSSILKIVCAGHPLPLRLRPDGSVEPAAEPQPLLGVMEDLELYEQSVTLDPGDVLLCVTDGVTERREGTRMLGDDGLADVLATCTGLTAGAVAARILRAVERFAAEPASDDMAILAMRVPERHNS; encoded by the coding sequence ATGGCAGAGCCGGGCGTCGATACGCGTACGAGGAGTTCTGTGATCACCGCGCGGGCGGCTGCCAGCTTCGATCCCGTGGGACGGTCCGTCGCGACCGCCCGCGCCTTTGTCAGGGACACACTCCAGGGGTGGGGGTATTCCGACATCGTGGACGACGCCGTCGTCCTCACCAGCGAGCTCGTCACCAACGCCGTCGTGCATGCGGGCACCACCGCCGACGTGCTCTGTCTCCGGATGGAAGACGGCATCCGGGTCGAGGTCGCCGACCGCTATCCCGAGCGCGAGGTTCCGCTCCAGGGCTCGGCCCAGTCCTTCGGCAGCCCCGATCGCGAAGGTGGCCGAGGACTGCTCCTGTGCGCCGCGCTCGCCTCCCGCTGGGGCGTCGAGTACGCGCGGACCCACAAGCAGGTCTGGTTCCAACTCGATCTCCCCGCTCGCCCGGTCGGCATCCGCTCCGCCGGCCCCGTGCTCCCGGTCGAGCTCCTCCCGGTCGCCGACGGCCGCGTCCGCGTCGCCGTCGTCCAGATCGACCGCACCGGCGCGATCAGCGCCTGGAACGAGGACGCGGAAGAGCTCTTCGGTTACGCCGCCGACCAGGTCATCGGCAAGCAGCTCACCGACTTCGCCGCCTGGCCCCACACCCCCGGCATCGCCACCGGCATCGCGGACGCTCTCCAGCTGTCCCGCTGGGAGGGCAGCTACGGCGTACGCGGCGCCGACGGCCGCGTCGTCGCCGTCTACGCGTCCCACCTGCGCGTACGGGACGCAGCCGGCGAGCCGTCCACCGTCTGCCTTCTCGTACGCGACTTCGAGCGCGCCGTGATCCAGTCCCCGCAGCGCACCCCCGCCGACACCGCGGGCGGCACGTTCCCCGAGGGCCGCACGGCCGACCCGTTCGAGGTCTTCATCGGCTCCCCCGCCCCCGACGACCTCGACGGACTCCTTCAGCGCACGGTCGAGCGCTCCCGGGACATGCTGGACGCCGACTCCGCGTTCCTGCTCCTCGCCACCGACGACGAGACCGAGCTGGAGGTACGAGCCACCACCGGCCTCCCCTCCGCCCGCCAGCGCTTCGCCCGCGTCCCGGTGGAAGCCGGCACCGGCCGCTACGGCTCGGCCCGCATGCCCGCCGTCCACGAGGACCTCACGGCCGTCCCGGGCGCCGTCCCCCTCCTCAGCGGCACCGGCATGCGCTCCGTCGTCACCGTCCCCCTCAAGGTCGAGGGCCGCCTCACCGGCTCACTCGGCGTCGCCGCCGAAGCCCCCGGCCGGTACTCCAACGAGGAGGCCCTGCGCCTCCAGTTCGCCGCCGACCGCATCGCGCTCGCCGTCGAATCCGCCCGCCTCGGCGAGCTGGAGCGCCTCCGCCGAGGCTCCCTGTCGTTCCTCGTCGAGGCTTCCGACCTCCTCGCCGGTACGCTCGACCGCGACCAGACCCTGGCCCTCATGGCACAGATGACGGTCCCCACCCTGGCCACCTGGTGCGCCGTCTACACCATCGCCGACCAGTCCTCCGAGCCGTACCTCTCGTACGTACTCCACGAGGACGAGGAGCGCATCGACGGCCTCAAGGCCCTGCTCTCCAAGATCGACCCGCCGGAGCCGGTCCCCGCCCCCGGCGCCCGCATCTGGACGGCCCCGAGCGACGCCGCCCACCAGGCCGCCCTCCGTACGTCGATGCGAAGCCTCGGCCTCGGCTCCACCCCGCACCTCGGCTCGGGCATCGGCACCACACTCGCGACAGCCGCGGCCGTCGGCGGCGAGACCGTCGTCCTCCCCCTGGTCGCCCGCAACCGCGTCATCGGCATGCTCACCCTCGGCAAGCCAACCGACGACCACTTCCGCCAGGAAATCCTCGAACTCGCCGAAGACCTCTCCCGCCGCGCCGCGCTGGCCCTCGACAACGCACGCCTGTACTCCGAGCGCATGGCCATCAGCCAGTCGCTCCAGCGCAGCCTCCTGCCGCCCGAGCTGCCTCACGTCCCGAACGTCGAGGTGGAGGTCATCTACCGAGCGGCCGGCGAAGGCAACGAGGTCGGCGGCGACTTCTACGACCTCTTCCCGATCCGCGACGGCGCGTACGGCTTCGCCATCGGCGACGTCTGCGGTACGGGCCCGGAAGCGGCCGCGGTCACCGGCCTCGCCCGCCACGCCCTGCGCCTCCTGGCCCGCGAAGGCTTCAGCGGCCCCGCCGTCCTTGAACGCCTGAACGCGGCGATCCTCGACGAGGGCGCCCGAAGCCGCTTCCTGACGCTCCTGTACGGCGAGTTGTGGCCGCAGGAGGACGGCAGCTCGATCCTCAAAATCGTCTGCGCGGGCCACCCGCTCCCCCTGCGTCTGCGCCCGGACGGCTCGGTCGAACCGGCCGCCGAACCCCAGCCGCTGCTCGGCGTCATGGAGGACCTGGAGCTGTACGAGCAGAGCGTCACCCTCGACCCCGGCGACGTACTCCTGTGCGTCACGGACGGCGTCACCGAGCGCCGCGAGGGCACCCGAATGCTCGGCGACGACGGCCTCGCCGACGTCCTGGCCACCTGTACGGGCCTGACGGCCGGCGCAGTGGCCGCCCGCATCCTGCGCGCCGTCGAGCGCTTCGCAGCAGAACCCGCCTCCGACGACATGGCCATCCTCGCGATGCGCGTCCCGGAGCGGCACAACTCGTAG